In one Bradyrhizobium sp. 4 genomic region, the following are encoded:
- a CDS encoding PepSY domain-containing protein — protein sequence MTTAKRRIAGLLALALSALLLAAPARAIVSSGTPTTLHSDTDGDAEADRQAVSREIERFRSSSISINQAMAIAEARHAGATTADVSFDGASGVPVYRVKTLHNDRIWRHTINAATGELVGGEAALPLAELDLDDRSNLAALGAIKHRLADAVHVAERAASGKAISGGLVRESGRLNFAIVVISGDNLKEVILEPPGARTK from the coding sequence ATGACGACGGCCAAACGACGGATCGCGGGATTGCTCGCACTCGCCCTATCCGCACTCCTCCTCGCCGCGCCGGCGCGGGCGATCGTGAGCTCGGGTACGCCGACCACGCTTCACAGCGACACAGATGGTGACGCCGAGGCTGATCGCCAAGCGGTCAGTCGCGAGATCGAGCGCTTCCGCAGCTCGTCGATCTCGATCAACCAGGCCATGGCGATTGCGGAAGCCCGCCACGCCGGTGCCACCACGGCGGATGTGAGTTTCGACGGAGCCTCCGGCGTGCCGGTCTACCGGGTGAAGACCCTGCACAATGACCGGATCTGGCGCCACACCATCAATGCCGCGACCGGCGAGCTCGTCGGCGGGGAAGCCGCCCTCCCTCTGGCCGAGCTCGACCTCGACGATCGCAGCAACCTCGCAGCGCTCGGTGCCATCAAGCACCGACTTGCGGATGCCGTGCACGTCGCCGAACGCGCGGCCTCCGGCAAAGCGATCAGCGGCGGGCTGGTGCGCGAAAGCGGCCGGCTGAATTTCGCGATCGTCGTCATCAGTGGCGACAACCTCAAGGAGGTCATCCTCGAACCGCCGGGCGCCCGGACCAAATAG
- a CDS encoding aspartate-semialdehyde dehydrogenase: protein MEDTVSNDPVVAIVGVTGAVGAEFIATMDKRGFGVGKLKALASARSAGKTVSFRGQNVVIEELTERAFEGVDIALFSAGGSISKKFAPIAVKAGAVVVDNSSAFRMDPNVPLVIPEINPNRIRDHKGIIANPNCAAITALVPLWPIHQSNRIKRVIISTYQAASGAGAAAMDELVESTRANLNGQVYTPKVMPHPYAFNLFNHNTAIDPDTGYNDEETKVINETRKIFEDDKIAIGVTCVRVPVLRAHCEAITFECEKPISEDQVRAIMARAPGVRIVDDRAKNYFPMPIDASGQDDVLVGRIRKDLSDPSGHSISMFVAADQLLKGAALNAVQIAELLPQRVMA, encoded by the coding sequence ATGGAGGACACCGTGAGTAACGATCCCGTCGTCGCGATTGTCGGCGTCACCGGTGCGGTGGGCGCCGAATTCATCGCCACCATGGACAAGCGCGGCTTTGGCGTCGGCAAGCTCAAGGCGTTGGCCAGCGCCCGCTCGGCCGGCAAGACGGTGTCGTTCCGTGGACAGAACGTGGTCATTGAGGAGCTGACCGAACGCGCTTTCGAAGGCGTCGACATCGCCCTGTTCTCCGCCGGCGGCAGCATTTCGAAGAAGTTCGCGCCGATCGCGGTCAAGGCCGGAGCCGTCGTCGTCGACAACTCCTCCGCCTTCCGCATGGACCCGAACGTGCCGCTGGTGATCCCCGAGATCAACCCGAACCGCATCCGCGACCACAAGGGTATCATCGCCAACCCGAACTGCGCCGCCATCACGGCGCTGGTGCCGCTGTGGCCGATCCACCAGAGCAACCGCATCAAGCGCGTGATCATCTCGACCTACCAGGCGGCCTCCGGCGCCGGCGCTGCCGCGATGGACGAGCTGGTCGAGTCCACCCGCGCCAACCTCAACGGGCAGGTTTATACGCCGAAGGTGATGCCGCATCCCTACGCGTTCAACCTCTTCAACCACAACACGGCGATCGACCCTGACACCGGCTACAACGACGAAGAGACCAAGGTCATCAACGAAACCCGCAAGATCTTCGAGGACGACAAGATCGCGATCGGCGTCACCTGCGTGCGCGTGCCGGTGCTGCGGGCTCATTGCGAGGCCATCACCTTCGAATGCGAGAAGCCAATCAGCGAGGATCAGGTCCGCGCCATCATGGCGCGAGCGCCCGGCGTCAGGATCGTCGACGACCGCGCCAAGAACTACTTTCCGATGCCGATCGACGCCTCGGGCCAGGACGACGTCCTGGTCGGCCGCATCCGCAAGGATCTCAGCGACCCCTCCGGGCATTCGATCTCGATGTTCGTGGCGGCGGACCAGCTGCTCAAGGGCGCGGCGCTCAACGCGGTGCAGATCGCGGAGCTGTTGCCACAGCGGGTGATGGCGTAA
- the queA gene encoding tRNA preQ1(34) S-adenosylmethionine ribosyltransferase-isomerase QueA, with amino-acid sequence MRTDLFDFDLPAEHIALRPASPRDSAKMLVVDHGTLRDHIIADLSQWLKPGDQLVVNDTKVIAAQLKGRRIGRETEPKIEATLIKRLDGSRWQALVKPAKKLAAGDRIRFGNEGKVCLLGHLDAEVEAKGVEGEVTLSFSFHGPTLDQAIADLGSPPLPPYIASKRTPDDQDLADYQTMFAANEGAVAAPTAGLHFTPELEQALHTRGVGINRVTLHVGAGTFLPVKVDDTEGHKMHAEWGSLSAETAERLNTARKNGGRIIAVGTTSLRLLESAASEDGTIEPFAAETSIFITPGYRFRAVDVLLTNFHLPKSTLFMLVSAFSGLETMQQAYAHAIATGYRFYSYGDACLLFRAHD; translated from the coding sequence ATGCGCACCGACCTCTTCGATTTCGACCTGCCCGCCGAGCACATCGCATTGCGCCCGGCGAGCCCGCGCGACTCCGCGAAGATGCTGGTTGTCGACCACGGCACGCTGCGCGACCATATCATCGCCGATCTGTCGCAATGGTTGAAGCCGGGCGACCAGCTCGTCGTCAACGACACCAAGGTGATCGCGGCGCAATTGAAAGGCCGTCGCATTGGCCGCGAGACCGAGCCGAAGATCGAGGCAACGCTGATCAAGCGCCTCGACGGTTCGCGCTGGCAGGCACTGGTGAAGCCGGCCAAGAAACTCGCAGCCGGCGACCGCATCCGCTTCGGCAATGAGGGAAAGGTCTGCTTGCTTGGCCATCTCGACGCCGAGGTCGAGGCCAAGGGCGTGGAGGGCGAGGTGACGCTGTCATTTTCGTTCCACGGCCCGACACTGGATCAAGCCATCGCCGATCTCGGCAGCCCGCCGCTGCCGCCCTACATCGCCTCGAAACGTACCCCTGACGATCAGGATCTCGCCGACTACCAGACCATGTTCGCGGCGAATGAGGGCGCCGTTGCCGCGCCGACAGCCGGCCTGCATTTCACGCCGGAGCTGGAGCAGGCGCTGCACACGCGCGGTGTCGGCATCAATCGCGTTACGCTGCATGTCGGGGCAGGGACCTTCCTGCCGGTGAAAGTGGACGACACCGAAGGCCACAAGATGCATGCCGAGTGGGGCTCGCTCTCGGCCGAGACGGCGGAACGACTCAACACCGCGCGCAAGAACGGCGGCCGTATCATCGCGGTTGGCACCACGTCGTTGCGCCTGCTCGAAAGCGCAGCCAGCGAGGACGGCACCATTGAGCCGTTCGCCGCGGAGACGTCGATCTTCATCACTCCCGGCTACCGCTTCCGCGCCGTCGACGTTCTGCTGACCAATTTCCATTTGCCGAAGTCGACACTGTTCATGCTGGTGTCGGCGTTCTCCGGGCTGGAGACGATGCAGCAGGCGTATGCACACGCGATCGCGACCGGCTATCGGTTCTATTCGTATGGCGATGCGTGTCTGTTGTTTCGGGCGCACGACTAA
- a CDS encoding peptidylprolyl isomerase gives MSATENTLILETTQGPVTIEMRPDLAPGHVARIKELVREGFYDGIVFHRVIDGFMAQTGCPQGTGTGGSGKKLKAEFNKEPHVRGTTSMARAASPDSGDSQFFIVFDDARFLDNQYTVWGKVTEGMENVDKIKRGEPVQNPDKIVKARMAADAE, from the coding sequence ATGAGCGCCACCGAAAACACACTGATCCTCGAAACTACGCAGGGCCCCGTCACCATCGAGATGCGGCCTGATCTGGCGCCGGGCCACGTCGCGCGCATCAAGGAACTCGTGCGTGAAGGCTTCTACGACGGCATCGTGTTCCATCGCGTGATCGACGGCTTCATGGCGCAGACCGGCTGCCCGCAGGGCACCGGCACCGGGGGCTCCGGCAAGAAGCTGAAGGCCGAGTTCAACAAGGAGCCGCATGTGCGCGGCACCACCTCGATGGCGCGCGCCGCCAGCCCGGATTCCGGCGACAGCCAGTTCTTTATCGTGTTCGACGACGCCCGCTTCCTCGACAACCAGTACACGGTGTGGGGCAAGGTCACCGAGGGCATGGAGAACGTCGACAAGATCAAGCGCGGCGAGCCCGTGCAGAACCCCGACAAGATCGTCAAGGCGCGAATGGCGGCTGACGCGGAGTAG
- a CDS encoding peptidylprolyl isomerase has translation MIRILAVLAAVLFAVPAFAQTLPAGLDKANAIVIDSTKGRIVIKLRPDLAPQHAERIKQLAREGYYNNVPFHRVMDGFMAQTGDGQNFNGTGGSKYPNLKQEFSKVHFARGIVGMARRGDSVDTANSQFFIMFADGGSLDNQYTVIGEVVQGMDVVDKLKKAPRGSSGGTVTDPDKMVKVQVASDIK, from the coding sequence ATGATCCGAATTCTCGCAGTTCTTGCCGCGGTTCTGTTCGCAGTGCCGGCGTTCGCGCAAACTTTGCCGGCCGGCCTCGACAAGGCCAACGCCATCGTCATCGACTCCACCAAGGGCCGCATCGTCATCAAGCTGAGGCCGGACCTTGCGCCCCAGCACGCCGAGCGCATCAAGCAGCTCGCGCGCGAGGGTTATTACAACAACGTGCCGTTCCACCGCGTCATGGACGGCTTCATGGCGCAGACCGGCGACGGTCAGAACTTCAACGGCACCGGCGGGTCGAAATATCCGAACCTGAAGCAGGAATTCTCCAAGGTGCATTTTGCGCGCGGCATCGTCGGCATGGCCCGGCGCGGCGACAGCGTCGACACCGCCAATTCGCAGTTCTTCATCATGTTCGCCGACGGCGGCAGCCTCGACAACCAGTACACCGTGATCGGCGAGGTCGTGCAGGGCATGGACGTCGTCGACAAGCTGAAGAAGGCGCCTCGCGGATCAAGCGGCGGCACCGTCACCGACCCCGACAAGATGGTGAAGGTGCAGGTCGCTTCCGACATCAAGTAG
- the coaD gene encoding pantetheine-phosphate adenylyltransferase, translated as MPRIAFYPGSFDPITNGHLDVVRHSVSLCDRLVVAIGVHPGKKPLFSTEERLKMLHDVCGPVAAQAGCVLEAATFDDLSVTSARKHGATIMIRGLRDGTDLDYEMQLAGMNEAMAPEVHTVFLPASPMVRPITATLVRQIAAMGGDVSAFVPPLVAAQLKAKFA; from the coding sequence ATGCCGCGCATTGCCTTCTATCCAGGTTCCTTCGACCCCATCACCAACGGCCATCTGGACGTGGTCCGGCACAGCGTGTCGCTGTGCGACAGGCTCGTTGTCGCGATCGGGGTCCATCCCGGCAAGAAGCCGCTGTTCTCGACCGAGGAGCGGCTCAAGATGCTCCACGACGTCTGCGGGCCGGTGGCGGCCCAGGCTGGCTGCGTGCTCGAAGCTGCGACGTTTGACGACCTGTCGGTGACCTCGGCGCGCAAGCACGGGGCGACGATCATGATTCGGGGCCTGCGCGACGGCACCGACCTCGACTACGAGATGCAGCTCGCCGGCATGAACGAGGCCATGGCGCCCGAGGTGCATACGGTCTTCCTGCCGGCTTCTCCCATGGTCCGCCCGATCACCGCCACTTTGGTGCGCCAGATCGCAGCCATGGGCGGGGATGTCTCGGCCTTCGTCCCGCCGCTGGTTGCGGCCCAGCTCAAGGCAAAATTCGCCTGA
- a CDS encoding KUP/HAK/KT family potassium transporter, producing MTMGALGVVYGDIGTSPLYALKEAAKAAAHGGTLTNDAVLGVASLILWALLLIISLKYALLILRADNRGEGGIVALLALLHARNAQPGTWRAHLLVVGLVGAALLYGDGAITPAISVLSAIEGLKVDAPSLAPVVVPVTVIILIGLFMMQKQGTGFIGRIFGPVMLAWFFVLAALGIHGIVKAPAVLAALSPLYAFDFLIHQDFHVSFAILGAAFLAVTGGEAMYADMGHFGRLPIRLAWFAICLPALVLNYFGQAALLITDPTMIENPFFQLCPDALHYPLVAFSAVATVIASQAIISGVFSLTQQSIQLGFLPRMQIRHTTSAAIGQIYVPLVNWLLAAATLGAVLSFGSSEALAGAYGIAVSLLMAITTLLAALVAIQWGYSPWLVVAVNGFFFAIDVIFFSANSIKLFEGGWFPLMLAAFVAFLMLTWRSGVKLVEAARAKLRQPEEDLIETAVNKCSARLPGTAVFLASAPRGVPLALTQFVKHNHVLHERIVLVTVLIEELPHIADEDRTEVIEIIPGITRVILHYGFMQNPTIYEGLTLACRHGKLPGIDLSDITYYVGRETIIPREDVPGMWVWRETMFAFLQRNAERSAAFFGVPTKQVVEFGTELEI from the coding sequence ATGACCATGGGCGCCCTCGGGGTGGTCTATGGCGATATCGGCACTAGCCCCCTCTATGCCCTGAAGGAAGCCGCCAAGGCCGCCGCCCACGGCGGCACATTGACGAATGATGCCGTTCTGGGCGTTGCGTCATTGATCCTCTGGGCGCTGTTGCTGATCATCTCGCTGAAATATGCGCTGTTGATCCTGCGCGCGGACAACCGGGGCGAAGGCGGCATCGTCGCACTCCTGGCGCTGCTGCACGCGCGCAACGCGCAGCCCGGCACCTGGCGCGCGCATCTGCTGGTCGTCGGCCTCGTCGGCGCCGCGCTACTGTACGGCGACGGCGCGATCACGCCGGCGATCTCGGTGCTGTCAGCCATTGAAGGTCTGAAGGTCGACGCTCCCTCGCTCGCGCCGGTGGTGGTGCCCGTGACCGTCATCATCCTGATCGGACTGTTCATGATGCAGAAGCAGGGCACCGGCTTCATCGGCCGCATCTTCGGACCGGTGATGCTGGCCTGGTTCTTCGTGCTGGCAGCGCTCGGCATCCACGGCATCGTCAAGGCGCCGGCGGTGCTGGCGGCGCTGAGCCCGCTCTATGCGTTCGACTTCCTGATCCACCAGGATTTTCATGTCTCCTTCGCGATCCTGGGGGCCGCCTTCCTCGCGGTGACCGGCGGCGAAGCCATGTATGCCGACATGGGGCATTTCGGCCGCCTGCCGATCCGCCTGGCCTGGTTCGCGATCTGCCTGCCCGCGCTGGTGCTGAACTATTTCGGCCAGGCCGCGCTGCTGATCACCGACCCCACCATGATCGAAAATCCGTTCTTCCAGCTCTGCCCCGACGCCCTGCACTATCCGCTGGTCGCGTTCTCGGCGGTCGCGACCGTGATCGCCTCGCAGGCCATCATCTCGGGCGTGTTCTCGCTGACGCAGCAGTCGATCCAGCTCGGCTTCCTGCCGCGCATGCAGATCCGTCACACCACGAGCGCAGCGATCGGCCAGATCTACGTGCCGTTGGTGAACTGGCTGCTCGCCGCCGCAACGCTCGGCGCCGTGCTGAGCTTCGGCAGCTCGGAGGCGCTGGCCGGCGCCTACGGCATCGCGGTGTCGCTGTTGATGGCGATCACCACGCTGCTCGCTGCCCTGGTCGCGATCCAGTGGGGCTATTCGCCATGGCTCGTGGTGGCCGTGAACGGCTTCTTCTTCGCAATCGACGTAATCTTCTTCTCGGCCAATTCGATCAAGCTGTTCGAGGGCGGCTGGTTTCCATTGATGCTCGCGGCCTTCGTCGCCTTCCTGATGCTGACCTGGCGCAGCGGCGTGAAGCTCGTCGAAGCGGCACGCGCGAAGCTGCGCCAGCCCGAGGAGGATCTGATCGAGACCGCAGTCAACAAGTGCAGCGCCAGACTCCCCGGCACCGCCGTATTCCTGGCGTCGGCGCCGCGCGGCGTGCCGCTGGCGCTGACCCAGTTCGTCAAGCACAACCACGTGCTGCACGAGCGCATCGTCCTGGTCACCGTGCTGATCGAGGAGCTTCCTCACATCGCCGACGAAGACCGCACCGAGGTGATCGAGATCATTCCCGGCATTACCCGCGTCATCCTGCATTACGGCTTCATGCAGAACCCGACGATCTACGAAGGACTGACCCTGGCCTGCCGCCACGGCAAGCTGCCCGGCATCGACCTCTCCGACATCACCTATTACGTCGGCCGCGAGACCATCATCCCGCGCGAGGACGTGCCGGGCATGTGGGTCTGGCGCGAAACCATGTTCGCCTTTCTGCAGCGCAACGCCGAACGCTCAGCCGCGTTCTTCGGCGTGCCGACCAAGCAGGTGGTGGAGTTCGGCACGGAGCTGGAGATTTAG
- the gyrA gene encoding DNA gyrase subunit A, whose protein sequence is MADDDDKPGDQPAQPSDIRPVSIFEEMKKSYLDYAMSVIVARALPDARDGLKPVHRRILYSMNEQGHTPDKKYVKSARVVGDVIGKYHPHGDQSIYDAMVRMAQDFSMRVPLIDGQGNFGSVDGDPPAAYRYTEARLTKVALALLADIDKDTVDFQPNYDNNETEPSVLPAKFPNLLVNGAGGIAVGMATNIPPHNLGEVIDACVALIDNPALTIDELINIVPGPDFPTGGVILGRQGIRAAYHLGRGSVMMRGKVAIETIRKEREAIIITEIPYQVNKATMVERIAELVKEKKIEGIGDLRDESDRDGYRVVIELKRDAVPDVVLNQLYRFTPLQTSFGVNMVALDSGRPRIMHLKDLLAIFVDFRERVVTRRTKFLLAKARDRAHILVGLAIAVANIDEMIRVIRTSPDPTTARDTLMSRDWPARDVEDMLTLIDDPRHRISENGTIRLSMEQARAILDLRLQRLTALGRDEIREELDKLAGEIADYLDILRSRDRVLEIIKSELAEVKAEFATPRRTVIIEQEGEVEDEDLIQREDMVVTVSHAGYVKRVPLSTYRAQRRGGKGRAGMQTRDEDFVSRLFVASTHTPMLFFSSRGQVYKIKVWRLPMAAPNARGKALINILPLEQGERITTIMPLPEDESTWGNLDVMFATTGGNVRRNKLSDFVDVRRSGIIAMKLDDNEAIVDVQICTEHDDVLLTGAGGQCIRFPVTDVRVFTGRTSMGVRGIALAEGDKVISLAILRHVETTSDERSAYLKMRRAVAGEAAAEEPAADAEAEETSGSFQLAQERYIEMSAAEQVVLTVSVNGYGKRTSSYEYRTTGRGGKGIVAMSVNNRNGNLVASFPVEDADQIMLVTDKGQLIRCPVEGIRVAGRSTQGVIVFDTAEDEHVVSVEHITEEAESGNGANGDANGE, encoded by the coding sequence TTGGCTGACGACGACGACAAGCCCGGCGACCAGCCGGCGCAACCCTCGGATATTCGCCCCGTCTCCATCTTCGAGGAGATGAAGAAGTCCTATCTCGACTACGCCATGAGCGTGATCGTGGCGCGGGCGCTGCCTGACGCCCGCGACGGTCTGAAGCCGGTGCATCGCCGCATCCTGTACTCGATGAACGAGCAGGGGCACACGCCGGACAAGAAGTACGTCAAGTCCGCCCGCGTGGTCGGTGACGTCATCGGTAAATATCATCCGCATGGCGACCAGTCGATCTACGACGCCATGGTCCGGATGGCGCAGGACTTCTCCATGCGCGTGCCGCTGATCGACGGCCAAGGCAATTTCGGATCGGTCGACGGCGATCCCCCGGCTGCCTATCGTTATACCGAAGCCCGATTGACGAAGGTGGCGCTGGCTCTGCTGGCCGACATCGACAAGGACACGGTCGACTTCCAGCCGAACTACGACAACAACGAGACCGAACCGTCGGTCTTGCCGGCCAAGTTCCCCAACCTGCTCGTCAATGGCGCCGGCGGCATCGCGGTCGGCATGGCGACCAACATCCCGCCGCACAATCTGGGCGAGGTCATCGACGCCTGCGTCGCGCTGATCGACAACCCTGCGCTCACCATCGACGAGCTCATCAACATCGTGCCGGGACCGGATTTCCCGACCGGCGGCGTCATCCTCGGACGGCAAGGCATCCGCGCCGCCTATCACCTCGGCCGCGGCTCGGTCATGATGCGCGGCAAGGTCGCGATCGAGACCATCCGCAAGGAGCGCGAGGCGATCATCATCACCGAGATTCCCTACCAGGTGAACAAGGCGACGATGGTCGAGCGCATCGCCGAGCTGGTCAAGGAAAAGAAGATCGAGGGCATCGGCGACTTGCGCGATGAATCCGATCGCGACGGCTACCGCGTCGTCATCGAATTGAAGCGCGACGCCGTGCCGGATGTGGTGCTGAATCAGCTCTACAGGTTCACGCCGCTGCAGACGAGCTTCGGCGTCAACATGGTGGCGCTCGACAGCGGCCGTCCGCGGATCATGCATCTGAAGGACCTGCTGGCGATCTTCGTCGACTTCCGCGAGCGGGTCGTCACGCGGCGCACCAAGTTCCTGCTGGCCAAGGCCCGTGATCGCGCCCATATCCTGGTCGGTCTCGCCATCGCGGTCGCCAATATCGACGAGATGATCCGCGTCATCCGGACCTCGCCCGACCCGACGACCGCGCGCGACACCCTGATGTCGCGCGACTGGCCCGCCCGGGACGTCGAGGACATGCTGACGCTGATCGACGATCCGCGCCACCGCATCAGCGAGAACGGCACGATCCGGCTGTCGATGGAGCAGGCGAGGGCCATTCTCGATTTGCGCCTGCAACGCCTCACCGCACTCGGCCGCGACGAAATCCGCGAGGAGCTCGACAAGCTCGCCGGCGAGATCGCCGACTATCTCGACATCCTGCGCTCGCGCGACCGCGTGCTTGAAATCATCAAGTCCGAACTCGCCGAAGTGAAGGCCGAGTTCGCCACCCCGCGCCGCACCGTCATCATCGAGCAGGAAGGCGAGGTCGAGGACGAGGACCTGATCCAGCGCGAGGACATGGTCGTCACCGTCTCTCACGCCGGCTACGTCAAGCGCGTGCCGCTGTCGACCTATCGGGCCCAGCGCCGCGGCGGCAAGGGCCGGGCCGGCATGCAGACCCGCGACGAGGATTTTGTCAGCCGGCTATTCGTGGCGTCCACGCATACTCCGATGCTGTTCTTCTCCTCGCGAGGCCAGGTCTACAAGATCAAGGTCTGGCGCCTGCCGATGGCCGCGCCGAATGCGCGCGGCAAGGCGCTGATCAACATCCTGCCGCTAGAGCAGGGCGAGCGCATCACCACCATCATGCCGCTGCCGGAGGACGAGTCCACCTGGGGCAATCTCGACGTGATGTTCGCCACGACAGGCGGCAACGTCCGGCGCAACAAGCTGTCCGACTTCGTCGATGTCCGCCGCTCCGGCATCATCGCGATGAAGCTCGACGACAACGAAGCTATCGTCGACGTGCAGATATGCACCGAGCACGACGACGTGCTTTTGACCGGCGCCGGCGGCCAGTGCATCCGCTTCCCCGTCACCGACGTGCGCGTGTTCACCGGGCGCACCTCGATGGGCGTGCGCGGCATTGCGCTTGCCGAGGGCGACAAGGTGATCTCGCTGGCGATCCTGCGCCACGTCGAGACGACGTCCGACGAGCGCTCGGCGTATTTGAAGATGCGTCGTGCGGTCGCCGGCGAAGCTGCGGCCGAGGAGCCGGCGGCGGACGCCGAGGCCGAAGAGACCTCCGGCAGCTTCCAGCTCGCCCAGGAGCGCTACATCGAGATGTCGGCGGCCGAGCAGGTCGTGCTGACCGTCTCCGTCAACGGCTATGGCAAGCGGACCTCGTCCTACGAGTACCGCACCACGGGCCGCGGCGGCAAAGGCATCGTGGCCATGAGCGTCAACAACCGCAACGGCAATCTGGTGGCCTCCTTCCCGGTGGAAGACGCTGATCAAATCATGCTGGTCACCGACAAGGGCCAGCTGATCCGTTGCCCGGTCGAAGGCATCCGCGTCGCCGGCCGCTCGACCCAGGGCGTGATCGTGTTCGACACCGCCGAGGACGAGCACGTCGTCTCGGTCGAGCACATCACGGAAGAGGCCGAGAGCGGGAATGGTGCGAACGGAGACGCAAACGGGGAGTGA
- a CDS encoding single-stranded DNA-binding protein, translating to MAGSVNKVILVGNLGKDPEIRRTQDGRPIANLSVATSETWRDKATGERKEKTEWHRVVIFNEGLCKVAEQYLKKGAKIYVEGALQTRKWTDQSGVEKYSTEVVLQGFNSTLTMLDGRSGGGGGGSFGDEPGGDFGSSGPVSSAPRRPVAAGGGGRNSDMDDDIPF from the coding sequence ATGGCGGGAAGCGTCAACAAGGTCATTCTGGTTGGAAATCTCGGCAAGGATCCTGAAATCCGCCGCACCCAGGACGGGCGGCCGATCGCCAATCTGAGCGTCGCCACCTCGGAGACGTGGCGCGACAAGGCCACCGGCGAGCGCAAGGAAAAGACCGAGTGGCACCGCGTCGTGATCTTCAATGAAGGGCTCTGCAAGGTCGCCGAACAGTATCTGAAGAAGGGCGCCAAGATTTACGTCGAGGGTGCGCTCCAGACCCGCAAATGGACCGACCAGAGCGGCGTCGAGAAGTACTCGACCGAAGTCGTGCTGCAGGGCTTCAACTCGACCCTGACGATGCTGGACGGTCGTAGCGGCGGTGGGGGAGGCGGCAGCTTCGGCGACGAGCCGGGCGGCGATTTCGGCTCCTCCGGTCCGGTCAGCAGCGCACCGCGCCGTCCCGTTGCCGCTGGCGGCGGTGGCCGCAACAGCGACATGGACGACGATATCCCGTTCTGA
- a CDS encoding outer membrane beta-barrel protein, with protein MNKLLIAAIGAVAMGLSAPASAADMAARPYTKGPAPAIATIYDWSGFYIGINGGGGSSHTCWDFVTPATGVLVGEGCHNATAGTLGGQIGYRWQSANWVFGLEGQGNWADFRGDNVSTLFPGTALVTGDRNRSRIDAFGLITGQVGYAWNNVLFYVKGGAAVVGDKYDIYAATGTPGAGALLASARETRWGGTVGAGLEFGFAPNWSLGFEYDHIFLGDRTIGFTTPPGGVFGSDRIRQDVDMGLVRLNYRWGGPVIARY; from the coding sequence ATGAATAAGCTTCTGATTGCTGCAATCGGTGCAGTGGCGATGGGCCTGTCGGCTCCCGCGAGCGCGGCGGATATGGCCGCGCGTCCCTACACCAAGGGCCCCGCGCCGGCGATTGCCACCATCTACGATTGGAGCGGCTTCTATATCGGCATCAACGGCGGCGGTGGCTCAAGCCACACGTGCTGGGACTTCGTCACGCCCGCGACCGGCGTTTTGGTCGGCGAAGGCTGTCACAATGCGACGGCGGGCACCCTCGGTGGCCAGATCGGCTATCGCTGGCAGTCCGCCAATTGGGTGTTCGGTCTCGAAGGCCAAGGCAACTGGGCCGACTTCCGGGGCGACAATGTGAGCACCCTCTTCCCGGGTACCGCTTTGGTGACGGGTGATCGCAACCGTTCCCGCATCGACGCTTTCGGCCTCATCACCGGTCAGGTCGGTTACGCCTGGAACAACGTGCTGTTCTACGTGAAGGGCGGCGCCGCCGTCGTCGGCGACAAGTACGACATCTACGCTGCTACAGGTACGCCCGGCGCGGGCGCGCTCCTGGCTTCGGCGCGGGAGACTCGCTGGGGTGGTACGGTCGGGGCCGGTCTGGAGTTCGGCTTCGCCCCGAACTGGTCGTTGGGCTTTGAGTACGACCACATCTTCCTTGGCGATCGCACGATCGGCTTCACAACGCCCCCGGGTGGGGTCTTCGGCAGCGACCGGATTCGGCAGGACGTCGACATGGGCCTCGTCCGCCTGAACTATCGCTGGGGCGGTCCGGTGATCGCGAGGTACTGA